From a region of the Phragmites australis chromosome 21, lpPhrAust1.1, whole genome shotgun sequence genome:
- the LOC133903465 gene encoding CBS domain-containing protein CBSX5-like, translating to MAVSLLANDVSDLCIGKPAVRSLPLSAAAGDLTAALRRVARSGAAVCVAVTGPARAVVGRVGLADVVCFLCDAPDALAGPAAALAKPVSALLPKDGAGEVRRVDPRASVLEALDAVLSGAQVLAVPLRAGGRKKQLGGGGGAAACDFCWLTQEDLVRYFLNSIGLFYHVAARSVSSLGLVRADFLSLRPHEAALSAVPLIRRAVTTETAVAVVTEEGHLVGEISPALLAACDETAAAAIATLSVADLMAYIDYFGSPPEHIVRAIKAGLKDKGLDAMLELMEDETLSSFSLSSASSSSDEETGRAQLRRPSSGSYGRRSAEEPVVCSTASSLVAVMVQALAHRVSYVWVLDEDDDCRLAGIVTFADVLRVFREQLQ from the exons ATGGCAGTGAGCCTCCTGGCCAATGATGTGTCGGACCTGTGCATCGGCAAGCCGGCCGTGAGGTCGCTCccgctctccgccgccgccggcgacctcACCGCCGCGCTCCGCAGGGTGGCACGTTCCGGCGCGGCAGTCTGCGTCGCGGTGACAGGACCAGCGCGCGCTGTCGTCGGCCGGGTCGGGCTCGCGGACGTGGTCTGCTTCCTCTGCGACGCGCCCGACGCCCTCGCGGGacccgccgccgcgctcgcgaAGCCGGTCTCCGCGCTCCTGCCCAAGGACGGTGCCGGTGAGGTGCGCCGCGTCGACCCCCGCGCGAG CGTCTTGGAGGCGCTTGATGCGGTCCTGAGCGGCGCGCAGGTGCTCGCCGTGCCGCTCCGCGCTGGCGGCCGCAAGAAgcagctcggcggcggcggtggcgccgccGCTTGCGACTTCTGCTGGCTCACGCAGGAGGACCTCGTGCGCTACTTCCTCAACTCCATCGGCCTCTTCTACCATGTCGCCGCCCGCTCCGTGTCCTCCCTCGGTCTCGTGCGCGCCGATTTCCTCTCATTGCGCCCCCACGAGGCGGCCCTGTCCGCCGTGCCCCTCATCCGCCGCGCCGTCACCACGGAGACCGCGGTCGCCGTGGTCACCGAGGAAGGCCACCTCGTCGGCGAGATCTCCCCGGCCCTCCTCGCGGCGTGTGACGAGACGGCGGCCGCGGCCATCGCCACACTCTCGGTGGCCGACCTCATGGCCTACATCGACTATTTCGGCTCGCCGCCGGAGCACATCGTGCGCGCGATCAAGGCCGGGCTGAAGGACAAGGGCCTCGACGCCATGCTTGAGCTGATGGAAGACGAGACGCTGTCCTCgttctccctctcctccgcctcctcgtcctccgaCGAGGAGACCGGCCGGGCCCAGCTGAGGCGCCCGTCGTCGGGGAGCTACGGGCGCCGGTCGGCCGAGGAGCCGGTGGTGTGCAGCACCGCGAGCTCGCTGGTGGCCGTCATGGTGCAGGCGCTCGCGCACCGCGTGAGCTACGTGTGGGTGctcgacgaggacgacgactGCCGCCTCGCCGGCATCGTCACGTTCGCGGACGTGCTGAGGGTGTTCCGGGAACAACTGCAGTGA